In the Leifsonia sp. 466MF genome, one interval contains:
- a CDS encoding FGGY-family carbohydrate kinase, translated as MSRAATVGVDIGTSSSKGVLVSATGAVLATATREHAVERPAPGFVEMDARIWWDEFVAIVRELLASRAAADVAVGAVGVSGMGPCVLVTDAEGVPLRPAILYGVDTRATEQIGRLTDELGGADHIRQRCGSALSTQAVGPKLAWLAENEPAIASGSRRLFMPSSWLGFRLTGAYYLDHHSASQCAPMHDAAAQDWLQDWAGLVAPWVELPPLLWPGEVAGAVTPAAARETGLPAGVPVIAGTIDAWSEALSVGAQNDGDLMLMYGTTMFLVNTVPAPVTSPALWGTVGALPGTHNLAGGMATSGAITGWMRDLFGSAGYAELIGLAERSPAGSNGLLMLPYFAGERTPIADPDARGVIAGLTLSHTRGDLYRAALEATAFGVRHNIEVMEAAGGRIDRIVAVGGGAQGTLWTQIVSDVTGRRQSIPSLVVGASLGAAFLAAAAVGPADIAQWNPIVETRVPDPRTGALYDDLYALYRGMYVRTADTAHALAAVQRRASTPAFA; from the coding sequence ATGAGCAGAGCCGCCACCGTCGGCGTCGACATCGGAACCTCCAGCAGCAAGGGGGTCCTGGTCTCCGCGACCGGAGCCGTCCTTGCGACGGCCACCCGCGAGCACGCGGTCGAGCGGCCGGCTCCCGGCTTCGTCGAGATGGACGCGCGGATCTGGTGGGACGAGTTCGTCGCCATCGTCCGCGAACTCCTCGCGTCTCGGGCCGCGGCGGACGTCGCGGTGGGCGCGGTGGGCGTAAGCGGCATGGGGCCGTGCGTGCTCGTCACCGACGCCGAGGGCGTGCCGCTGCGCCCCGCCATCCTCTACGGTGTCGACACGCGGGCCACCGAGCAGATCGGGCGGCTCACCGACGAGCTCGGGGGCGCCGATCACATCCGGCAGCGCTGCGGCTCCGCACTCTCCACCCAGGCCGTCGGGCCGAAGCTCGCCTGGCTCGCGGAGAACGAACCCGCCATCGCCTCCGGGAGCCGCCGCCTCTTCATGCCCAGCTCCTGGCTCGGCTTCCGCCTCACCGGCGCCTACTACCTCGACCACCACTCGGCCAGCCAGTGCGCGCCGATGCACGACGCGGCCGCGCAGGATTGGCTGCAAGACTGGGCCGGTCTGGTCGCTCCGTGGGTCGAACTGCCCCCGCTGCTGTGGCCGGGGGAGGTCGCCGGAGCCGTGACGCCTGCCGCCGCCCGGGAGACCGGCCTGCCCGCCGGCGTCCCGGTCATCGCCGGGACGATCGACGCCTGGTCCGAGGCGCTCAGTGTGGGGGCACAGAACGACGGCGACCTGATGCTGATGTACGGGACGACCATGTTCCTGGTGAACACGGTGCCGGCGCCCGTGACGTCTCCCGCGTTGTGGGGGACCGTCGGCGCCCTCCCCGGCACGCACAACCTGGCGGGAGGGATGGCGACCTCCGGAGCGATCACCGGCTGGATGAGGGACTTGTTCGGCTCGGCCGGCTACGCCGAGCTCATCGGCCTGGCGGAGCGGTCTCCGGCCGGTTCGAACGGCCTGCTCATGCTGCCCTACTTCGCCGGCGAGCGGACGCCGATCGCGGACCCGGACGCGCGCGGCGTCATCGCAGGGCTCACCCTCAGTCATACGCGCGGCGACCTCTATCGCGCCGCCCTCGAGGCGACCGCCTTCGGGGTGAGGCACAACATCGAGGTGATGGAGGCGGCCGGCGGCCGGATCGACCGCATCGTCGCTGTCGGCGGCGGAGCCCAGGGCACGCTCTGGACGCAGATCGTGAGTGATGTGACCGGGCGGCGCCAGTCCATCCCGTCGCTGGTGGTCGGCGCGAGCCTCGGCGCTGCCTTCCTGGCCGCCGCCGCCGTCGGCCCGGCGGACATCGCGCAGTGGAACCCCATCGTGGAGACCCGTGTGCCGGATCCGCGCACCGGTGCGCTCTACGACGACCTGTACGCCCTCTACCGCGGCATGTACGTCCGGACCGCGGATACGGCGCATGCGCTCGCGGCGGTGCAGCGTCGGGCGAGCACGCCCGCGTTCGCCTGA